From the genome of Ostrinia nubilalis chromosome 1, ilOstNubi1.1, whole genome shotgun sequence:
ctcgcTATAACAACTGAAAtcacccgaattgatctgccccctagacaagtggcaaaatctgacattctattcggacggattcgattttcgaaaagtgtgactagtctagtctactaatagacccactgatcgcgttcgaagcacctgtgcggcgctaaactcgtcacgacatgcaacgagacaatgggccaactatccggccgccggatatccggctatccggcctagcagctggccggatatccggtatccggtatccggccaaacaactatccgtttcatctctagttttaacctaggtgtgcaagtgcactttgtggaccacttggaatgtctccagggaccaccagtggtccgcggaccaccggttaagaaccactggtttaGAGTTAAAAAATTCTGGTTGAAAAATCTCATaaatctcatttattttttgcaaataggcttttaaaaagcagttttacacgtcccagtattgaaactactactgcttcggggcaataaatgggctagtgctgagaagaagcagcgcaagaaattcagTCACTATTTTAGATAGAGACCTCCCAGTAAATATGTTTCTTGTTAGAGACTGTTGTGGTAAAGCTGGGTATTGGCTAATGCCAATGAGCAATGATGGAGACCTATGGCGGGTTATAATGCCCGATAAATTCAGGACTTGAGAAAATTAAGGTTGAGGTTCTATAGTTCAACGCTACCGTTTAGCCAGTGCGTTTTCAGAATTCAGTTACCTTTTTTCGCAACAACTATACCCTTACACACCTTCAAAACATTCTTCTCGCCATTCTTTTAATACAAATTATCAATGGACCATAAAATGCTTCTGGATTTATGGATATTACTCATCTGACCAAATATGACGATGCCATATCATCAACTTTGTATGCTGCTTATTGATATAAAAAAACTCGGTATGAGACATTGACAGactattattcatttatttattactcaGTACTTATGACCACTTGAAATACCTGCAGATATAAACGTAGATGCATGCAGCTTTTTGTTCGTTACTCGTCAGGTATTCTTTCGCTATGTGCATTCGTCCGGTAAGACATTTAAAAGTCTAAAGCAATATATTACGAGGCTCCTCCACTGCTTAAACTGAACAATCAGTTCTATGAAACAATCGCACCATTATGGTAATCTCCGGCATGAGCTGAATGCTAAGTGATCAATGAGTACGGATTACACCGAGCACGCCAGTACTAAACAAATGCAAGTTTTCACTTCGAAACAAGTTTTTCTCCCGACTTTCTGAGATTTTTTACCGCATCTTCAATTATGTACTTTATAGACAAGATTCCTCCGCATCCTCTCTCTCTAACTTCCGCAGCCGTAATTAACTTGTGAAGGCAGGAAGAAAGaaggcaagtttattttttctGCGTCCAAGTTAGCTTGTTTGCCCTCGCCTTCGCAAACAACTCATTCATATGGTAATTCTACGGTAGCACCGACATCCGATATCACAATGTCCTGATAACAGCACCGAGCAACCAAATAATCTTGCCTGGCAGTTTGCCCATGGATTTTACCCTGTCCAACGTTTGATTGATTAGCCGGATATTTATTTTCGTCTTTACATTTGTATATTTCTAATTCAAATTAGACCGCCTCCTATGCAAATAATCCGGCGGCGAATCACGATGCATCGCCTcttttatttgctttgcatcCTGTGCCCTGCATCACTAACCAAATATTAtgtgcattatttattttatgcggCGGCTGTACTCCGGCGATGCTGCGAGACGAGCTCGTTACATTCGATTTGGGCAGAAGCGACGCACAAACGGTTTCAACGTTCACATTTCAAAAGCGAGAACCCGAAAACGAGTTCAGTGCTCTTGTCAATAAAACATCTGCTTATTTAGGACGGTATTTGCAAGTCATAAGAAAACGCTTTTTGAAGCCTGAGTCGTTTCGATTCGAATGTATTCAGGGACATGTCTTCTCGTCTGGAGATATTCTATAATGGTGTAATACTTTTTGGATTTATTAAGATTCGCTTAgcgttttaaaaagtaaaaggtCAGGAATATGCTGCGGTTGCGATCCCGCGGCCTGGCCCTTATCGGCATCTCGGCGGCTTCGGGCGGCGCTATCAGATCGGCCCCCGGCTCTCGACTCCCTTATTTGCCCGGCGGCGCCTTTGACTAGAGCAAATATTTGGTAACCGGTTAACTAGCGCCGATGAGCGATCGCGCCATTGTCTGTACTCACCGACTGTCGAGTGATAATATTTAATTAGCGGCTTCGCTGTCGCACCTACGCTCACAAGTCGCGATGCTTCTCTAATGCGCCGAGGTGCCGGCCAAAGGGCCCGCGGcgaataatgtttgtttaaacGCCGCGGCACACGGCCTGTGATTAACTTGATAATGACCGTCCCATGACCACAATATTTAACTAGACTCGGCGAGCTTCAGGCAGATAAACTATTCAAAACATCTGCTAAGCTCGCCGCTGCGTGTGATAATACGCACGTCATTCACATAAGGGAAACATAAAGCGCATTGAACGATCACATGTCCGCGGCTACGTTTGCATATTATGTGGCTATGTGCAAATATAGCAACAGGAAAGTGTTGTTACTAAATAGGCGTGAAGTTCCCGTAAAAGTGTTCGTTGTAAGTAGTAAAAGGAGCGCCAGTCGTGATCTCCCGGTGGGCAACAGTCGACATTTGATCTCCGCTGACGCTGCCATATACACCGCCGCACACCATTTAGGGTCACTTGGCGTGCTGTCGTACGTCAATTGCACGAACTGATACTGTTATATCGTGATGAGACATCCGTTAGGAATGCAGCATGTTTTCACGAACGCAAACACCCATTTCGGGCTCGCATTAACAATATGTTTTTTGTTGCAGTTACCATACACCCTCCACGTGGAAGTAGTAAATCACTCCGAAGCAATGCACACGCCGGAATTTAACATTTCGACGGAGGGTTTCGTGCCCACGGAACCGCAGACTTGGCAAGTCACCTTGCCGTGTACACACACAGTCGCTGCGGAGGTTGACATCACAATTTCTCTGAACGTCTCGACGGGTTCCTCGTCTACTACCTTACATTTTCGTCGAAGGAAAATATGTTTGAAGGACGCGCCTCGTCCGGCCGTCAGAGTGGACAGCGTTCCTCACGCACAGACCTCTGCTGATATATTTTACGCGGGAGCTGGTTGTGCTGGCGGCGCACTACTGATAGCAGCAGTGGCAGCCGCGGCGTGTAGAGCTCGAGCTAGGAAACTCAGAAGAGCTCGCAGCGACGAACAAGATGCTCACGCATTTCTACCTGATTCGTCTTGTAAGTCCGCTGCCAGTTATACCAGCTACCGTCGGCCAACATCTCTCCCCGCCGCAGCGGCCGAAGAGAGAGCGAGAGATCTGCAGCAGAGGATAGCAGAGCTCACCATACAAAGATGTCGAGTGCGGCTACGCTCAGTGGCGATGGAAGGAACGTTTGGACGGGTTTATAGAGGAACGTACGCAGATGAAGATGCTAGGGAGCAAGAAGTGCTCGTTAAGACTGTTGCTGAACACGCTTCTCAAGTGCAGGTAAATAACAAAAGTCATTTTCGTAATAATACATTGATGATCTGTATTCTGTACTTACGAATCTTTGTAACACAACATTTTCTTTTTAGGTGTCACTACTTCTACAAGAAGGTTGTATGCTGTATGGCTTACATCACGAGCGAGTGCTGTCGGTTCTTGGGGTCAGCATAGAGGATCAGACAGCTCCGTTTTTGTTATACCCCTGGGGCGCTAGCTGGCGGAACCTGAAGCAGTTTCTTTTGGCTTGCCGAGGAGTGACGGTGGGAGGGGCGGCGGGAGGAGCGCCCCCTCCGCCTCTGACGACTCAACATGTGGTACGGATGGCGCTCCATGCGTTGGATGGGCTGCTGTATCTACATTCACAGCATGTCTTACACAAAGACATTGCTGCTAGGAATTGCATGTGAGTATGGAATCCACGCTCACAAATTACCTTTTAACATTTAGATATTCCTTTTGCTGTAATCTTTGTAGTttataattttgaataatttaagGTGGCATCTTAGTAACAAGCTCCTTTCTTCAACAGAGTGGACGAAAATCTCCGCGTGATGATCGCCGACAACGCGTTATCGCGGGACCTATTCCCGGCAGACTACCACTGCTTAGGCGACAATGAGAACCGGCCCATCAAGTGGCTGGCGCTAGAATCTCTGACCAAGAGGCAGTTCAGCCCCGCAGCTGACGTATGGGCGCTAGGGGTGCTTCTATGGGAACTGACCACGTTGGCCCACCAGCCCTATGCGGAGGTGGACCCTTTCGAAGTGGCAGCGTACTTGAGGGACGGCTACCGGTTACAGCAGCCGGCGAACTGCCCTGATGAACTGTAAGTAGTCTTTTGTTTCATTGTGTTTTGTTAACATCTGATGTGTACGAGAAGTAGTGAAGAGTTCCcttgtgggttcgattcctagaaAGAAACCATTTAAATATTGTCttcagttttgttgttgttgCCCCCACAGTAGAAGATTTCTGCTaatcttttgaatattttttgaattttctCGAAAAATCACTTGGTTTAAATTCCTGGTTTATCGAGGGGAAACTAATTagtagtgatgggccgactatggtctttgccgactaaccgactagccgactaatcggtttccaaattgccgattagtcggccgactagtcggcaatgccgatcattctaatacctacttgtccgaagaaaaatatctagatttctcaaagtaataagaatatctagatttctaaagagataaatatACGAGTAACTTCTTTAGAAATGAGatttctttaatatgagaaaaaataaaaagcaacattacaatcacctaacacttacctaaaataaaaataaaaataaaaatcatttattatcagacaaaagcagtccatagtttggttagtaacctaaggtagatgtcataattttcgacggcggaggagtcagaggaggtgacaatatgatcgcttcctgctgggctaggatgcgcgccgtgatattattcttacttatcgacgtcaaaatgtatgggcaagaTTGCGCTTATCGCGGGACGCATCCTAggcccactgattcctctccaccctTCACGGTGATGGTCAGAAGCTGGGGGCGTGGGGGTGGGTACCCCTGCTTACATAGCACAgactaccaccaccgtcggattGTCAGGGCCCGCCAATAATTGCTGGCACagactgtgatagttgatggctttgtccggattcccatagttcttcacactaaggcgatcgacggagctcaggggttatttatgtgggtattcctcatccttccgatgaaaggagccccacataatccACCACTTTCCCgcaggataggtatgcaattccatgcatttttCCCCCGAAAAaagtgtcataatttttatatggacaaattacatatactttacacatttttgatgattttaactaatcttaactttgtatgaatttagactgattgccaaaattttaaatcaggtgaaaccactttttactgattttttgcagtcaaaaatgGTTTAGATAAACGCCTTTGATCTGcctcataatcatcttggtgattatgagttttatttcattcacatatttaattttgtaatgcgccgattataatcggcagattttgccgaatagtcgtcactagtcggccgactacaaatgatgccgaatagtcggctttcccgactagtcggcgactagtcggcccatctctactAATTAGCCCCCTGACACCTTGACATTCCGTTTCTGTATATTCGTATTGACAAGAAGACGAATATATGTGGCAATACTTATGGAATGATAATTGTCTATTGATTAACGACATGCGTGTTAACAGACACGGCGGTCAATAAGCTCACGCGATGCCAAGGTGTTAatgtgaaaaatataataaaaacccaacttgTTAATGACGTACAAGCTTTTTAAGTCTTAATGAAGGCGACTGAGTGTTATTAATTGGTCAGAGTTAACAACGGTTTTCAGTTTTACCAGTTTTACTTACATATGAATGTTTTCCTATAGGTTCGCAGTGATGGCATACTGCTGGGCCATGTCTCCCGACGACCGGCCCACGCTGCCTCAGCTCCAAATCTTCCTTCGGGACTTCCACACGCAGCTCACTAGATTCGTCTAAACCATTCCGTTATCACTAAAAAGACATCCCAAAGACGACAATAACTAAAAGTGAAAGTCAAATAAGTGAGATAATCTTCTAGAGACATAACAAAAGAGGCCTTATCGTATAGCACAAGATTCAGTGACTTTTAGTGATtgtgatttttgttttcacgTTGTGCGGGAGTAAAGTGAAAATTTACAAAGAGACTGATTTTtataaaaacgtttttattaaaatgtgaatTCCTAGAGTTTATTTATGATCCACTCCGCGTCGCCGTCACACGTTTCTGGTGTTCGTACTTGTACATTTTAAGCACAATTGAAGTATTGTTTTAAGTGTTCTCAAATGTTTGCCAATGATAAATGTTACGTTTTTGTGAGTTTGtgacttaaaataatatttcttttgaCACTCCAACCCAGATGATAACCAGAAGCGTGTAACGTTGGCTTCGAGTATTGTAATTATTGTTTGAAACCTCAATACTGCCATATTAGAATAAGAGagtatttgtaaatattattaatacacgATTGTACTGTATAATACGTATATTGAATGTGCCTCAGATTTTATGAAAGATTTAGATGTTTATAAGTGTTCAACTGGTTTATAAAATTACTCATTAAGACTGGAATAGCATCAAtttattaacattatgacgactTCTAGTATACTCAATACTTATTGTAGTTATGTATAAAATGCCTTTTTCAATACAGTTATAGCGTTACTATCATCACATCCCACCACTTTACTAGTAAGTAATGtatgtgataaataaatatttaaaacatggTATGTTTTAAAGACTTTCTTTTGCAAAGTTAGGGGAACAATTTTAACACCGTGGGCGATTCTCGTGCGACAAACTTTATTTCtcgtatttatatttttctactAAAACGTACTTAATTTCACTGAATAAATATACCTGtacgttttttttacaatttctaAATGTTTAAATGAGAATGCTACTGAGATATGATGACGTAATTAAGCCCCGAGTGTACCAATTTGAAACCCTATGTATTGCACATAGAAAGCACTCTTTCTATTTTAAGCTTCTTTAACTTGCCGTAGACTGATGACAATATAATTGAATTGATTTTTCCgttcaattaattaatattgatttgagACAGCCTtttatgtatataaaataattttacaagttGTAATAAAATAGATAATAAAATCTAATCTGATTATCTGACCTTTCtaatttattactattattaCTTATGTTTATCAATAAACTATGAATAATTCAGTCAAAGTATTTGTTGTTTGGGGCGGTTACTTGTAATGTTTGTACatgtgtaaataattaaatattataatttaacaGAAATGTGAATATACGAGTAAATTTCAGAAATTGATTTTTATCTTTACCTTATCCTTTCCTCCTTaagcttaaataaaaataaattatttattttgatccTAGCAAAATCATAAAAGCATTTTAACAACTAAGATAAtctttaaaacaaatattgagAAAGAAACGTAAATACATTATTCTTCTATTAATATACGTAcaaagattaataaaaaaaaactcatgaaacaaaaacaaaaatataatctCAACTGTAGGCCCCGACGAGATTCGAACTCGTGATCTCCTGTTTACTAGACAGGCGCTTTAACCAACTAAGCCACGGCGCCACGTGTGGACGGGACGAAATTAAGGCATAGTAAGATTGCTCACTCTTGTAAGCGTAACGTGTGTGCGAGTGATACGTTCGTCCATACTTTCCAGTTTACCTGTTATTATAAGAGGTGGCGGTAGTGGATACAAGTTCattgattaatgtaattaaatgataacgtagtacctactatgtaagtacttagttaatataaattgactagcatattaaataaatagttttgggACTGACCTACAATACCTACATAGTTTTGTATGATGAGCTTACCTTATGCTTACGGTTTGTTTATAAGCTCTGTAAAATACTATTAGGCATTGCgaaaactgaaaaatatttaagtaggaATTCTATTGTTTTCGTTTTTAAAGTcaacataataaataacattaactTGTTAGGTAGTCAATTAGCTTGGCACTGGGAGTAACTAGGACTGAGAAGTGGCTAGCCAAAGATGATGCtctagttataaataattaattgctaGGTTTTTCTTCATTCGTTAATCGTTTGACTACTGAAAGAGAGATGATTTTgatgacataataataaatgtctCAGATATACGACCAAGCTTAAAAgctttaatttcgatttttttgTATCAGCAGTCGTGGCCGAGCGGTTAAGGCGTCTGACTAGAAATCAGATTCCCTCTGGGAGCGTAGGTTCGAATCCTACCGACTGCGAACTCTTTTTGTcacgtatatttttttaattaaatacaaaattgaaCTACACACCACAGCCTCCAACACTTGTAGTCACTACGCACGCTGCGTGACTGCGTCAGAGTGCTGCGTCCAATAAAAAAGATATTAAGGTAAACAAACTCACATCAGACTTCATGTTTGTTACAAAATCATTTAGATATCATTTACGAGGTAAGCCTACAAACGCCTACCATACCTCTTTATTTAGTTTATCAACACTTGTGTAAGACAGCCAGCACTCTACCAACTCTTCAAAGGGCTGTGTATTTGCCAAATGATGCTCTACATTTTTTCCGCTTCAGGATTTTTCCTAAACAATTAGCTGCGAATTCAAATATTAGGTTTAACAGAAATTTATTGAAAGGGCGAGGCGTTAAGCAGAAAGTGTCGAAACGCACGCAtcgttttaattatattaattaagtgtgaaaaacaacatggccgtcGTGCTAAACAAATAATCGCTATGGATTGTGCGTTGGTGTTTCTGGTATTTAATGAAAGTATAAAGGGTAAAGGGTAATTAATGCGTTTTTTGCCCACGATTTTAATGGCAATGTGATGTTTATTCAGCtgaatttataatttatatccaataataatatttattactaataaataaCGTGAGTAAATAACGTTCATAATGCCTAAGACACGACACTAATTAACAGCATAAATCGGgaataacttttatttgtacaatttatttatcaataaaagagcttttaaaagcctaagtaattgcaaaaataaaaaaatttagaGATACTATTCTAGAAGATACATTTTTTCAtcgaaaagtaaaaaaataaataaatcgcacctAATGCCTTTTGATAGGCTTAATTATGATGACGTCTCAGTATTATTTGAACTTAATTACtgaaaggcaataaataaattaattgtccactgctgaacattgcccggttggtagcggcctgcgtccaacgccttgcaacctttatgatgtcgtcggtccaccttgtgaatcgtaattaaagtaggtatacaatatcaatgaaataaataagtctGCATATCTAATATGAAATCTTATTAACCTACTATACATTATTACTCAACCTGATACCTAATTCGAGAATTATTCCAAAGCAAAGTTTCACGCTGTCGAGGCTCCGAGCTATAATTGAGATTGATAAGTGAGCTCGGCTTATCGATCTCGACTTCCGAGTAAAAGTTCTCGATTGTTATTTGAGCAAACTGCAAGCGATTCCGAGTATTTGTTTATTCAAGGTACAGTCAACGGCACAACAAGCTAccacaaaataatgttaaagCAGTTTGTATTTCGCCCGCGTGCATTTCGTTCTGTCTCGTTTTTTTTGTCCAATTTCACTGGTTTTTTCATGCAGATTGAagacctttttttttatttataattttaattatgtttacgtTAGTAGTAATAATTCCCTATAACAGTATGTACTTATTtcaggtgcaactcagccttaaaaattattaatttgttcaGCATAGTAGAAAGGGCTATGCCATAATACGAGCTCAATATCGGCAAATATTCCTTATAAAAAGTATGCAGTATATTCTTCAGCTGCTGAGCTGTAAGTAAGCATTTTTTTCAAAGTCGCATTCAGCATTTCCATAGTAAACAGATTAAAGTGCAATATCTACCCGCAGCCGCGCTAAAACTACGCCGCACGTGCTCGGAACATCATAGGATGTGGTACGGCCGTGGTTTGACTACCAGAGGGCAGTTGTTCAGTTTGTTCCAATTACTACTTATTTGGTTTCTTAGTAACTTACTTATTTCGAGAAAGGACTAGTTATTTTGCGGTATGGAATGTGATGTGACAAGGTATTGTGTTTTTTTAGAGTGGAGTAGAGGGAGCATGCATGAAGGATAGAGTCGGTaagtgagtttttttttaaagttttgtgACTTAGATATTGCTCGAAATCCAAGTTGTTGAAACCAGTTACTCACAtttgcgggcagcgcaggaccgtgcattgtggaaaaccttggaggaggcctttgtccagcagtggacgtcatttggctgaaacgaacgaactcacATTAAAGTTAGTCTAGACGAAATTaccaattacctacctactgtgtgTGGGTGTAAAAACATGATAATATAACACTGGTGATTGTGAACTCAACTCTCCTGAAAAACTTAATTCTTGTTCCAGCTGTGTGTATGTTTTTCTTTAAAAGGTAGGTACTAGTAGTAGGACCATCACAGTCTTGTAGTTCATCGCTCACAAACCACCCTCAGCCTCTAGCACCTTACCTGTCCAGTGATCCAGTTTGAAGCCAACTCCAAATAGGCGGCGTAACTTTTTGTGCCATCACCACAACCTGCAATAGGCTCTGCACTTTCTTAGCTCGCGAATGTCGTTAGAAAAAGCAGAAATACTAGAAAATATATGCAAGTGAGGAAGTGGAGAGATCGCGTGTTGAATGCACTATGATTGATGCAGGCTGGTTAGGTTTGTAAGATATCATGTCATACTAGCTTTTTACTGTGATTTGGTTCgtgtacattttaattaatattatagcctatgtgtttATTTGAAGTATAAGTTACTTAAttgaaaagtttcatcaaagtCCGTTCAGTAGGTTGTTATTGCGTGAAGGAGTAATATACATACACGCGTCCTCACAATAAACTCGTAGTAGCTTTTCTTTACTCGTGTGAAAATAGTAGAAAATTATTA
Proteins encoded in this window:
- the LOC135086433 gene encoding tyrosine-protein kinase Drl: MKWFVLILFVPMCFAHLNVYLSSAEVWRLLGLTAELFYVRDGQINFYALNFVVPVPATIGELHFTWQSLTRRPLPYTLHVEVVNHSEAMHTPEFNISTEGFVPTEPQTWQVTLPCTHTVAAEVDITISLNVSTGSSSTTLHFRRRKICLKDAPRPAVRVDSVPHAQTSADIFYAGAGCAGGALLIAAVAAAACRARARKLRRARSDEQDAHAFLPDSSCKSAASYTSYRRPTSLPAAAAEERARDLQQRIAELTIQRCRVRLRSVAMEGTFGRVYRGTYADEDAREQEVLVKTVAEHASQVQVSLLLQEGCMLYGLHHERVLSVLGVSIEDQTAPFLLYPWGASWRNLKQFLLACRGVTVGGAAGGAPPPPLTTQHVVRMALHALDGLLYLHSQHVLHKDIAARNCIVDENLRVMIADNALSRDLFPADYHCLGDNENRPIKWLALESLTKRQFSPAADVWALGVLLWELTTLAHQPYAEVDPFEVAAYLRDGYRLQQPANCPDELFAVMAYCWAMSPDDRPTLPQLQIFLRDFHTQLTRFV